A portion of the Kiritimatiellia bacterium genome contains these proteins:
- a CDS encoding alpha/beta hydrolase, whose translation MDRLRTAGAILAVVHRIAAGAGEPLVVHLWPDRPPGMTGAPPVETEQPAKQDGIRRITNIYPPRIEMYRAEHPTGAAILVCPGGGYNILAISHEGTDVARWLNSLGITAALLYYRVPNQRDGAFQDAQRALSLLRARAVEWGLQTNRLGVLGFSAGGHLAAKLASHAGPRTYERVDDADDLSCRPDLAVLVYPAYLLATNTAGTAELALPAGAHCPPAFLVHAADDHISAENSVAWFLALRRAGVPAELHVYAKGGHGFGMKRDPPAPVRTWPDRCADWLREQGWARDGE comes from the coding sequence ATGGATCGGTTGCGAACCGCAGGCGCAATCCTTGCCGTTGTCCACCGGATCGCCGCGGGGGCGGGGGAGCCGTTGGTGGTGCATCTGTGGCCTGACCGGCCACCGGGCATGACCGGCGCGCCACCGGTCGAAACGGAACAGCCGGCGAAACAGGACGGCATTCGCCGGATCACGAACATCTATCCGCCGCGCATCGAGATGTACCGGGCCGAGCACCCCACCGGCGCCGCTATTCTGGTCTGCCCGGGCGGCGGATACAATATCCTGGCCATCTCGCACGAGGGCACCGACGTGGCCCGGTGGTTGAACAGCCTTGGTATTACCGCCGCGCTGCTCTACTACCGCGTGCCGAACCAGCGCGACGGCGCGTTCCAGGACGCCCAGCGCGCCCTCAGCCTGCTGCGTGCCCGAGCAGTGGAATGGGGTCTGCAGACCAATCGCCTCGGGGTGCTCGGCTTCTCCGCCGGCGGACATCTCGCCGCAAAGCTGGCGAGCCACGCCGGGCCACGCACCTACGAGCGCGTGGACGATGCCGACGACCTCTCGTGCCGCCCCGACCTCGCCGTGTTGGTGTACCCGGCCTATCTGCTGGCCACCAACACCGCCGGCACTGCGGAGCTCGCTTTGCCCGCCGGCGCACACTGCCCCCCGGCCTTTCTTGTCCACGCCGCGGACGATCACATTTCTGCGGAGAATAGCGTCGCCTGGTTCCTGGCGCTGCGCCGGGCCGGCGTGCCGGCCGAGCTGCACGTTTACGCGAAGGGCGGCCACGGCTTCGGCATGAAGCGCGACCCGCCCGCGCCGGTGCGTACCTGGCCGGACCGCTGCGCCGACTGGCTGCGCGAACAGGGTTGGGCGCGAGACGGCGAGTGA
- the galU gene encoding UTP--glucose-1-phosphate uridylyltransferase GalU, which produces MVRKAVIPAAGLGTRFLPASKSQPKEMLPIVDKPVIQYVVEEAAAAGLRDVLMIIGKGKRAIEEHFDRNFELEEALAARGREAELEAIRRISTIARLHFVWQRELKGLGDAITYARDHVEDEPFAVLLGDTLIESELPVMGEMLRLFERFGRSVVALEEVPIAKVHRYGVIAGEEIEPGLFRIGDLVEKPDPDRAPSNLAIAGRYVLTPDVFVHLERTPPGKNNEIQLTDALRRMAQEQPIYGLRFNGARYDIGNRLDFLRTNILFALRRPDLRQDLVVWLQNLAATLPAPAGPAAPVEAEELRPE; this is translated from the coding sequence ATGGTTCGTAAAGCTGTGATCCCCGCCGCCGGCCTCGGCACGCGCTTCTTGCCCGCGTCGAAGTCGCAGCCCAAGGAGATGCTGCCGATCGTGGACAAGCCGGTGATCCAGTACGTCGTCGAGGAGGCGGCCGCGGCCGGTCTGCGCGATGTGCTGATGATCATCGGCAAGGGGAAGCGGGCGATCGAGGAGCACTTCGACCGCAATTTTGAGCTGGAGGAAGCGCTGGCGGCGCGGGGTCGCGAGGCGGAGCTGGAGGCGATCCGGCGCATCTCCACCATCGCGCGGCTCCATTTCGTCTGGCAACGCGAGCTGAAGGGGCTGGGCGACGCGATCACCTACGCGCGCGACCACGTGGAGGACGAACCGTTCGCGGTGCTGCTCGGCGACACGCTCATCGAGTCCGAGTTGCCGGTGATGGGCGAGATGCTCCGGCTGTTCGAACGGTTCGGCCGCTCGGTGGTTGCGCTCGAAGAGGTTCCGATTGCGAAGGTCCACCGCTACGGGGTGATTGCGGGCGAGGAAATCGAGCCGGGACTGTTTCGGATCGGTGATCTGGTTGAAAAACCCGATCCGGACCGCGCCCCCTCGAACCTCGCGATTGCGGGCCGATACGTGCTGACGCCGGACGTGTTCGTGCATCTGGAGCGGACGCCGCCGGGGAAGAACAACGAGATTCAGCTCACCGACGCGTTACGGCGCATGGCACAGGAACAGCCGATCTACGGGTTGCGGTTCAACGGTGCCCGCTACGACATCGGCAACCGGTTGGACTTCCTCCGCACGAATATCCTGTTTGCGCTCCGGCGTCCCGACCTCCGGCAGGATCTTGTGGTGTGGTTACAGAACCTCGCCGCGACGCTACCGGCGCCGGCCGGGCCCGCCGCACCGGTGGAGGCCGAGGAGCTGCGCCCCGAATAA
- a CDS encoding GHMP kinase, with translation MLIQAHAYPRAGLIGNPSDGYFGRTISFTFSNFRATVTLYESPRLQILPADRDLSIFDSISALAEDVRRHGYYGGVRLLKATIKRFYDHCSAQGIELPPRNFTVEYHSDIPQQVGLAGSSAIITACMRALCAFYGVQIALPVFANLVLSVETAELGIPAGLQDRVAQVYDGLVYMDFDRQLMERQGYGHYERLDLKLLPPLYIAYRRDLAEGTEVFHNNIRARWEAGDPQVHAAMRTWADLALRVRELLLAGRGAEIGPLLNANFDLRRSIYKISRGNIRMVEAARSVGASAKFTGSGGAIVGTYDGDAMFLRLEEELARLGCRVIRPCYVQPSEASHGS, from the coding sequence GTGTTGATTCAAGCCCATGCCTATCCGCGCGCCGGGTTGATTGGCAACCCTTCGGACGGCTATTTCGGCCGGACGATTTCGTTTACCTTTTCGAACTTTCGGGCGACCGTCACACTGTACGAGTCGCCGCGGCTGCAGATTCTGCCGGCGGACCGGGACCTATCGATCTTCGACTCGATTTCCGCGCTGGCCGAGGACGTGCGGCGACATGGCTACTACGGCGGAGTCCGGCTGCTGAAGGCAACGATCAAGCGGTTTTACGACCATTGCTCGGCGCAAGGGATCGAGCTGCCGCCGCGCAATTTTACGGTGGAGTACCATTCGGACATCCCGCAGCAAGTGGGGCTGGCCGGCTCCAGCGCGATCATCACCGCGTGCATGCGCGCGCTGTGCGCGTTCTACGGCGTTCAGATTGCATTGCCGGTGTTCGCGAACCTGGTGCTGTCGGTCGAGACCGCTGAACTCGGCATTCCGGCCGGCCTGCAGGACCGCGTCGCGCAGGTGTACGACGGGCTGGTGTACATGGATTTCGACCGGCAGCTGATGGAGCGGCAGGGCTATGGCCACTACGAGCGGCTCGACCTGAAGCTGCTGCCGCCGCTGTACATTGCGTACCGGCGCGACCTCGCGGAAGGCACCGAGGTGTTTCACAACAACATCCGCGCGCGGTGGGAGGCGGGTGACCCGCAGGTGCATGCGGCGATGCGCACCTGGGCGGACCTCGCGCTGCGGGTCCGGGAGCTGTTGCTCGCCGGGCGGGGCGCGGAGATCGGCCCGCTGCTGAACGCGAACTTTGACCTCCGCCGCTCGATCTACAAGATCAGCCGAGGGAACATCCGGATGGTCGAGGCCGCGCGTAGCGTCGGCGCGAGCGCGAAGTTCACCGGATCCGGCGGCGCGATCGTCGGCACGTACGACGGCGACGCGATGTTCCTGCGGCTGGAGGAGGAGCTGGCCCGCCTGGGCTGCCGTGTGATCCGGCCCTGCTACGTCCAGCCCTCGGAGGCCTCGCATGGTTCGTAA
- a CDS encoding phenylalanine--tRNA ligase beta subunit-related protein, with protein MSAMLPPSIEPELIARCPTFASGSLRCVVETAAHPGAFADELAAAVADAAATPLEAIAQHPIISATRELYRRCGKDPSRYRPAAEQLRRRAVRGAGPHPVHPLVDIVNWLSLRTGFSISGVDAAALRGQLRWGIGRAGEPYEAIGRGPLNIAGLPVLRDDLGPFASPTSDSVRARIREDTRDVLIVLCAPAGREGLAGALQMARVALVTVLAARQIELHIVEAATGGSATTERNLENHSRSATEKLQ; from the coding sequence ATGAGCGCGATGCTGCCGCCATCGATCGAACCGGAACTGATCGCCCGGTGCCCCACTTTTGCGAGCGGTTCGCTGCGGTGCGTCGTGGAGACCGCCGCACATCCGGGCGCGTTTGCAGACGAGCTGGCCGCCGCCGTCGCCGACGCGGCAGCGACGCCGCTGGAGGCGATCGCGCAGCACCCGATCATCTCCGCCACGCGGGAGCTCTACCGCCGTTGCGGCAAGGATCCGAGCCGCTATCGACCCGCCGCCGAGCAGCTCCGGCGCCGCGCAGTCCGCGGCGCGGGGCCACACCCCGTTCACCCGCTCGTGGACATCGTGAACTGGCTATCGCTGCGGACCGGTTTTTCGATCAGCGGCGTGGACGCCGCGGCGCTGCGCGGCCAGCTCCGCTGGGGCATTGGTCGCGCCGGAGAACCCTACGAGGCGATCGGCCGAGGCCCGCTCAACATTGCCGGGCTCCCGGTGCTGCGAGACGACCTCGGACCATTCGCGTCGCCGACGAGCGATTCGGTCCGCGCACGCATTCGCGAGGACACACGGGACGTTCTGATCGTTCTTTGCGCGCCCGCCGGCCGCGAGGGCCTTGCCGGAGCGCTCCAGATGGCCCGGGTGGCGCTGGTCACCGTGCTCGCCGCGCGGCAGATCGAACTACATATCGTCGAGGCGGCGACCGGCGGGTCCGCCACGACCGAGCGAAATTTGGAAAACCATTCCCGATCCGCAACAGAAAAACTTCAGTAG
- the hemE gene encoding uroporphyrinogen decarboxylase: protein MTATLRTAAVREPRFLAACRRQPTDCTPVWFMRQAGRYMPEYRRLRARHSMLELLRDPDQAAAITLQPLEAFGVDAAIVFSDILLPLDGLGLGLRFVEGRGPVFERPICEPADVRRAADRLDEGLAAIEPTLGALRNLRRVLKGRVPLIGFAGAPFTLAVYALGGGGSRGAGPALRFAAEHPRTWARWLRVLAELAGGLLAAQIRAGASAVQLFDTWAAVLDPGAYRRWALPAAARALRAACRPTTVPAILFAGRSSHLLSAMRSAGAEVISVGEDIPLDEAWQQLGGGFAVQGNLDPRQLLGPRRAMFAAAREVLRRAGNRPGHIFNLGHGVPKETDPARIRDLVEFVHLATRRPAAQLASFPP, encoded by the coding sequence ATGACGGCGACCCTGCGGACGGCGGCCGTTCGGGAACCGCGGTTTCTGGCGGCGTGTCGGCGTCAACCGACCGATTGCACACCGGTGTGGTTCATGCGCCAGGCTGGCCGGTACATGCCGGAGTATCGCCGGCTGCGGGCCCGCCACTCAATGCTCGAACTGCTGCGGGACCCCGACCAGGCCGCCGCGATCACGCTGCAGCCGTTGGAGGCGTTCGGCGTGGACGCCGCGATCGTGTTTTCAGACATCCTGCTGCCGCTCGACGGCCTCGGCCTGGGTCTGCGGTTTGTTGAGGGGCGTGGGCCGGTATTCGAGCGGCCGATCTGCGAACCGGCCGATGTGCGGCGCGCCGCCGATCGGCTCGACGAGGGGCTGGCCGCGATCGAGCCGACCCTTGGGGCGCTGCGCAACTTACGCCGTGTGCTGAAGGGGAGGGTGCCGCTGATCGGTTTTGCGGGCGCACCGTTTACGCTGGCGGTGTATGCGCTGGGTGGCGGTGGTTCACGTGGCGCGGGGCCCGCGCTCCGCTTTGCCGCTGAGCATCCCCGCACGTGGGCGCGATGGCTCCGTGTGCTCGCAGAGCTCGCCGGAGGGTTGCTCGCGGCGCAGATCCGCGCCGGCGCTTCGGCGGTGCAACTGTTCGACACCTGGGCCGCTGTCTTGGATCCCGGCGCGTACCGCCGCTGGGCGCTGCCCGCGGCTGCCCGCGCACTGCGCGCCGCCTGCCGGCCAACGACGGTGCCGGCCATTCTCTTCGCCGGCCGCTCATCTCATCTGCTTTCCGCGATGCGGAGCGCCGGCGCGGAGGTGATTTCGGTGGGCGAGGACATTCCCCTGGACGAAGCCTGGCAGCAGCTCGGCGGCGGGTTCGCAGTGCAGGGGAATCTGGACCCACGGCAGCTGTTGGGCCCGCGCCGTGCGATGTTTGCCGCCGCCCGCGAGGTTCTCCGGCGCGCAGGCAACCGCCCGGGGCACATCTTCAACCTCGGCCATGGCGTGCCAAAGGAAACCGATCCCGCCCGAATCCGCGATCTCGTCGAGTTCGTGCACCTGGCAACACGCCGACCGGCGGCCCAGCTCGCCTCCTTCCCCCCATAA
- a CDS encoding glutamate-1-semialdehyde 2,1-aminomutase gives MTAPLAERARAVLPGGVNSPVRAFRAVGGTPIFARRAEGAHLHTVDGRRLVDFCMSFGPLILGHARPEVVAAVAEAAARGTSFAVTTEAEVELAEEIVSAIPSVDRVRLVNSGTEACMTALRIARGATGRDRILKFSGAYHGHADGLLVRAGSGVAGLAEASSAGVPRAWAQQTLIARFNHIEDVDRVLTEHGRELAAIVLEPIPANAGLIPPEPGFLRAVADRAAAVGALLIWDEVITGFRFGWGSVQTLEPGAIRPDLICLGKIIGGGLPVGAVGGRAALMDLLAPDGPVYQAGTLSGNPISVAAGLATLRCLKAERPWPDLARRTAAYVAELRDLAAAAGAAVEFVVRGSLFSMFFGERAPRCFEEIPAEQAERFRPLFHTLLAGGVYLPPSAFEVAFLSTAHTDEVLESTLPVWRRALEMLAVDEPRGERAPKR, from the coding sequence GTGACCGCCCCGCTCGCCGAGCGCGCCCGGGCCGTGCTGCCGGGTGGCGTGAACAGCCCCGTTCGTGCCTTCCGCGCAGTGGGCGGTACGCCGATTTTCGCACGCCGTGCAGAGGGAGCGCATCTGCACACGGTGGACGGGCGCCGGCTGGTGGATTTCTGCATGTCGTTCGGCCCACTGATCCTCGGCCACGCACGGCCCGAGGTTGTTGCCGCGGTTGCCGAGGCCGCCGCGCGCGGCACCAGCTTCGCGGTGACCACGGAGGCGGAAGTGGAGCTGGCGGAGGAGATCGTCTCGGCGATTCCCTCGGTGGATCGCGTTCGCCTTGTCAACTCCGGCACCGAGGCGTGCATGACCGCGTTGCGGATCGCGCGCGGTGCGACCGGCCGCGACCGGATTCTGAAGTTCAGCGGTGCCTACCACGGCCATGCGGACGGGCTGCTCGTACGCGCGGGCAGCGGCGTCGCGGGACTCGCAGAGGCCTCCTCCGCCGGCGTCCCGCGCGCCTGGGCCCAGCAGACGCTGATCGCGCGGTTCAATCACATCGAGGATGTGGACCGCGTGCTCACGGAGCACGGCCGGGAACTCGCCGCGATCGTTCTGGAGCCGATACCAGCGAACGCCGGTCTGATTCCGCCGGAGCCGGGCTTTCTTCGCGCAGTCGCGGACCGCGCCGCGGCGGTGGGCGCGCTTTTGATCTGGGACGAGGTGATCACGGGTTTTCGGTTCGGCTGGGGCAGCGTGCAGACGCTCGAGCCGGGCGCCATCCGGCCCGACCTCATCTGCCTCGGGAAAATCATCGGCGGAGGACTACCCGTCGGCGCGGTGGGCGGCCGCGCGGCGCTGATGGACCTGCTGGCACCGGACGGACCTGTCTATCAGGCCGGTACGCTGAGCGGCAATCCGATCTCGGTGGCGGCGGGGCTGGCGACGCTGCGGTGTCTGAAGGCCGAGCGCCCATGGCCTGACCTTGCACGGCGCACCGCCGCCTATGTGGCGGAGCTGCGGGATCTGGCTGCCGCGGCAGGTGCCGCCGTCGAGTTCGTCGTCCGCGGCAGCCTCTTTTCGATGTTCTTTGGTGAGCGCGCGCCGCGATGTTTCGAAGAGATCCCCGCCGAACAGGCAGAACGGTTCCGCCCGCTGTTTCACACGTTGTTGGCCGGCGGGGTGTATCTTCCGCCTTCTGCGTTTGAGGTCGCGTTTCTCTCCACCGCGCACACCGACGAGGTGCTCGAATCCACGTTGCCGGTATGGCGCCGGGCGCTGGAAATGCTCGCGGTGGACGAGCCGCGCGGCGAGCGTGCGCCCAAGCGATGA
- the hemB gene encoding porphobilinogen synthase, with protein sequence MSRVELHPGYSHEILRVWQADGGPAPNRLVWPLFVTDKPGAREPIEAMPGQFRWGVGRLHEALDKPVAAGLRAVLLFGVPRDGKDATGSRADSDRSPVVRALASLRAAYPELLLIADVCLCAWTDHGHCGLLRPDGTVDNDATIARLARIAAAYAAAGAHVVAPSDMMDNRVAAIRAALREAGRPSCAILSYAVKFASVFYGPFREAARSAPAFGDRRAYQLPPAARRLALRAARRDVEEGADALIVKPGLPCLDLVREVRESVPVPVLAYQVSGEFAMLWHAAAAGAMDLRAATLETITAFHRAGAAAVVSYLAPALIEWMSSSPPRGTEGTPGRRPTRLRRLAARRRRQP encoded by the coding sequence ATGAGCCGAGTGGAACTGCATCCGGGCTATTCGCATGAGATTCTGCGCGTCTGGCAGGCGGATGGTGGCCCGGCTCCGAACCGGCTCGTGTGGCCGCTGTTTGTGACCGACAAGCCGGGCGCGCGGGAACCCATCGAGGCGATGCCCGGCCAGTTTCGGTGGGGCGTCGGGCGGCTGCACGAGGCGTTGGACAAGCCGGTTGCCGCGGGCCTGCGGGCGGTGCTGCTGTTTGGCGTCCCGCGGGACGGCAAGGACGCGACCGGATCCCGCGCCGATTCGGACCGCTCGCCGGTGGTGCGCGCGTTGGCGAGCCTGCGGGCCGCCTATCCGGAACTGCTGCTCATCGCCGACGTGTGCCTCTGCGCATGGACCGACCACGGCCATTGCGGGTTGCTGCGCCCCGACGGCACCGTGGACAACGACGCGACGATCGCCCGGCTCGCGCGCATCGCTGCCGCCTACGCCGCTGCCGGCGCGCATGTGGTGGCGCCCTCGGACATGATGGACAACCGGGTCGCCGCGATCCGCGCCGCGCTGCGGGAGGCCGGTCGGCCATCCTGCGCGATCCTGAGCTATGCGGTGAAGTTCGCCTCGGTGTTCTATGGGCCGTTTCGCGAAGCCGCGCGTTCGGCGCCCGCATTTGGCGACCGGCGCGCCTACCAGCTGCCGCCCGCCGCACGGCGTCTGGCGTTGCGGGCGGCCCGGCGCGACGTGGAGGAGGGCGCCGACGCGCTGATCGTGAAACCGGGTCTGCCGTGTCTAGACTTGGTGCGGGAGGTGCGCGAGAGCGTGCCGGTGCCGGTGCTCGCCTACCAGGTCTCTGGAGAGTTCGCGATGCTCTGGCACGCGGCTGCGGCGGGCGCGATGGACCTGCGCGCGGCGACGCTGGAAACGATCACCGCCTTTCACCGCGCCGGCGCCGCTGCGGTGGTCAGCTATCTGGCACCGGCGTTGATCGAGTGGATGAGCTCCTCTCCTCCCCGGGGGACAGAGGGCACCCCGGGCCGTCGGCCGACACGCCTGCGCCGTCTCGCCGCGCGTCGCCGGAGGCAGCCGTGA
- a CDS encoding uroporphyrinogen-III synthase, which translates to MGRRALRIAARPSPLSRAQVDEAVAALRRVLPAGTEFELVFAETPGDRDRTTPLSDPSLPDDFFTRDLDQLLLEHGADLAVHSAKDLPRRPPEGLTVAALLPGLDPRDALVLRDGVAWPHGVRVVGSSTPRRDAAVRALLPAAQTRPIRGNIEQRLAALDRGDYDAIVVAACALIRLGLAGRIHGYLPGDAAPLQGHLAVVARSEETDLIAAIRPLDFRRDLFDAPTELPSAPADWPADALLFTGTHPDHFSRLGPLVPWPMIQLEPRPLEERLAELERHWAGCDALVFASAFAARAFVHAWTHWAGAVRQTRRPRIYAVGPAAGDAAERLGFPPDATAHDFGGVGSLLREIPEGAARCCFYPASDRSPIDERRRAMSGRGIELRAAVFYYTRDHYPGPLPSRPFAGVVFTSPSTVAAWVRYYPGERLVGRRRLAIGPTTLRALREAGLDGEMIE; encoded by the coding sequence ATGGGCCGCCGCGCGCTGAGGATCGCCGCGCGACCGAGCCCGCTTTCGCGCGCACAGGTGGACGAAGCGGTGGCCGCACTGCGCCGCGTCCTGCCGGCCGGCACCGAGTTTGAGCTGGTGTTCGCCGAGACGCCGGGCGATCGTGACCGCACGACGCCGTTGTCCGACCCGTCGCTGCCGGACGATTTTTTTACGCGCGACCTCGACCAATTGCTCCTCGAACACGGCGCCGATCTGGCGGTTCACTCCGCGAAAGACCTCCCGCGGCGGCCGCCAGAGGGACTGACCGTCGCCGCGTTGCTGCCGGGGCTCGACCCCCGCGACGCGCTGGTGCTTCGCGATGGAGTCGCGTGGCCGCACGGCGTGCGGGTGGTCGGCTCCAGCACGCCGCGGCGCGATGCGGCGGTCCGCGCTCTGTTGCCGGCGGCGCAGACACGACCGATTCGGGGCAACATTGAGCAGCGACTCGCCGCGCTGGACCGCGGCGATTACGACGCAATCGTGGTCGCCGCCTGCGCGCTGATCCGGCTGGGGCTGGCCGGCCGGATCCACGGTTACCTGCCGGGCGATGCAGCGCCGCTGCAGGGACACCTGGCGGTGGTCGCCCGCTCGGAGGAGACCGATCTCATTGCCGCGATCCGACCGCTCGATTTCCGCCGCGATCTCTTCGATGCACCGACCGAGCTGCCCTCGGCCCCCGCGGACTGGCCGGCCGACGCCCTGCTCTTTACCGGTACCCATCCGGACCACTTCAGCCGGTTGGGACCCCTGGTCCCTTGGCCCATGATCCAGCTCGAGCCACGGCCATTGGAAGAGCGTCTTGCGGAGCTGGAGCGGCACTGGGCCGGCTGCGACGCGCTCGTGTTTGCGTCCGCCTTTGCGGCGCGCGCGTTCGTGCACGCCTGGACGCACTGGGCCGGCGCTGTTCGCCAGACTCGCCGCCCCCGCATCTATGCGGTGGGACCGGCCGCGGGTGACGCTGCGGAGCGGCTGGGGTTCCCCCCGGATGCGACCGCACACGACTTTGGCGGTGTCGGCTCGCTGCTGCGAGAAATTCCTGAGGGGGCCGCGCGTTGCTGCTTTTATCCGGCTTCCGACCGTTCTCCGATTGACGAACGCCGCCGAGCCATGTCCGGGCGTGGCATCGAGCTGCGCGCAGCGGTGTTCTATTACACGCGGGACCACTATCCCGGCCCGCTGCCGTCGCGACCGTTCGCGGGCGTCGTCTTCACGAGTCCGAGCACGGTGGCGGCGTGGGTGCGGTATTATCCCGGCGAGCGGCTGGTGGGCCGCCGGCGGCTCGCGATCGGGCCAACGACACTGCGGGCGCTGCGCGAGGCCGGGCTGGACGGAGAAATGATCGAATGA
- a CDS encoding thioredoxin family protein: MKAVSRGVIALTVTFALGAAAEAVPGQKAPDFTVKDTSGKTHSLADFKGKYVVLEWTNPQCPFVKKWYSGGAMQALQRELTAEGVVWISVNSAAPGKQGHMTAAEWDRRAAEEKSAATARVIDESGELGRAYGAKTTPHMFVIGPDGNVIYAGAIDSKASADPSDIAGATNYVKQAIAEAKAGKAVSVPQTKPYGCSVKY; encoded by the coding sequence ATGAAGGCAGTCAGTCGTGGTGTGATCGCACTCACCGTTACGTTTGCGCTCGGGGCGGCCGCAGAGGCGGTGCCCGGACAGAAAGCACCGGACTTCACAGTGAAGGACACGTCCGGCAAGACCCACTCGCTGGCGGACTTCAAGGGCAAGTACGTTGTGCTCGAGTGGACCAATCCCCAGTGCCCGTTTGTGAAGAAGTGGTACAGCGGCGGTGCGATGCAAGCACTGCAGCGGGAGCTCACGGCGGAAGGCGTCGTGTGGATCAGCGTCAACTCCGCGGCGCCTGGCAAACAGGGCCACATGACCGCCGCGGAATGGGACCGGCGCGCCGCGGAAGAGAAAAGTGCTGCGACCGCCCGGGTGATCGACGAGAGCGGCGAGCTCGGCCGGGCGTACGGTGCGAAAACCACACCGCACATGTTCGTGATCGGGCCGGACGGCAACGTGATCTACGCCGGCGCGATTGACAGCAAGGCCTCCGCTGATCCCTCTGACATAGCGGGGGCGACCAACTACGTCAAACAGGCGATTGCGGAGGCGAAAGCCGGCAAGGCTGTTTCGGTGCCGCAGACAAAGCCGTACGGTTGCAGCGTGAAGTACTGA
- a CDS encoding protein-disulfide reductase DsbD family protein, whose amino-acid sequence MWTRCRFCSGMVLAALALAATVGAAEETAPTVRVSLVLAVSRFAPGRPFDVAVRLEVPEGWHIYWRNPGDSGLATELVWELPTGFQAGAPEWPVPKRFTDGGLASFGYEGTVRIPVRIQPPSDWPSGRVARLRVRVHWLQCRDVCIPGSAEAEQEIPAGPSAIEAPAGAAELREARERLPRRWPDVAAVFETTGDQIRVHLRGLRAGTPALVLPYEGAFLPAAATPRWVRGGIGEWFADLPRAAGFSVPPVWAAVLLLEEGGGLELEIRGGRDTVKDK is encoded by the coding sequence ATGTGGACGCGGTGTCGATTCTGTAGCGGCATGGTGCTCGCGGCGCTGGCGCTGGCCGCGACTGTGGGGGCGGCGGAAGAGACCGCACCGACCGTCCGGGTCAGCCTGGTGCTGGCGGTTTCGCGGTTCGCGCCGGGGCGGCCGTTCGATGTGGCCGTTCGCCTCGAGGTTCCGGAAGGCTGGCATATCTACTGGCGCAACCCCGGCGACTCGGGTCTTGCAACCGAGCTGGTCTGGGAGCTGCCCACCGGCTTTCAGGCGGGGGCCCCCGAATGGCCGGTGCCGAAACGGTTTACGGACGGTGGGCTCGCATCGTTCGGATACGAAGGCACGGTGAGGATACCGGTACGGATTCAGCCTCCCTCGGACTGGCCCTCGGGGCGGGTGGCTCGGTTACGGGTGCGCGTCCACTGGTTGCAGTGCCGCGATGTCTGCATCCCCGGCTCCGCAGAGGCAGAACAAGAGATTCCCGCGGGGCCGTCGGCGATAGAGGCGCCCGCCGGGGCGGCCGAGCTGCGGGAGGCTCGCGAGCGTTTACCCCGCCGATGGCCAGATGTCGCTGCAGTCTTCGAGACGACCGGCGACCAGATTCGGGTGCATCTGCGCGGCTTGCGGGCCGGCACGCCGGCTCTGGTACTCCCCTACGAAGGGGCGTTCCTGCCGGCTGCGGCAACTCCGCGGTGGGTGCGCGGCGGAATCGGTGAATGGTTCGCAGACCTGCCCCGTGCGGCCGGTTTTTCGGTGCCCCCAGTTTGGGCCGCGGTGCTGTTGCTGGAGGAAGGTGGGGGGCTGGAGCTTGAAATCCGCGGCGGCCGGGATACCGTGAAGGACAAGTAA